The Gloeomargarita sp. SKYB120 genome has a window encoding:
- the trpB gene encoding tryptophan synthase subunit beta: MGSETVTVTQVPDALGRFGRFGGKYVPETLMPALAELEQVYIQCKDDPDFQQELQFLYKTYVGRPTPLYFAERLSRSYQRDDGSYPLIYLKREDLNHTGAHKINNALGQVLLARRMGKRRIIAETGAGQHGVATATVCARFGLECVIYMGVQDMERQALNVFRMRLLGAQVQPVESGTGTLKDATSEAIRDWVTNVETTHYILGSVAGPHPYPMIVRDFQSVIGKETRAQCQECWGGLPDILLACVGGGSNAMGLFYEFVHEPTVQLIGVEAAGEGIHTGRHAATLTQGRVGVLHGAMSYLLQDDNGQVVEAHSISAGLDYPGVGPEHSYLKDTGRATYVSVTDAQALAAFQRLSQLEGIIPALETAHALAYLDELAPQCPPGTRIVVNCSGRGDKDVQTVMKYLSL; the protein is encoded by the coding sequence GGGGGGAAATACGTCCCGGAGACGTTGATGCCGGCGCTTGCGGAATTGGAACAGGTCTATATTCAATGCAAGGATGACCCTGATTTTCAACAAGAATTACAGTTTCTATACAAGACGTATGTGGGAAGGCCGACGCCGCTGTATTTTGCCGAACGGTTAAGCCGTTCCTATCAGCGGGACGATGGGTCGTATCCCTTGATCTATCTCAAGCGGGAAGACCTGAACCACACCGGGGCGCATAAGATTAATAACGCTCTGGGGCAGGTGTTACTCGCCCGGCGCATGGGGAAACGGCGGATTATTGCTGAAACGGGGGCTGGACAACACGGTGTGGCGACGGCGACGGTCTGCGCGCGCTTTGGGCTGGAGTGTGTGATTTACATGGGCGTGCAGGACATGGAACGCCAAGCGCTCAATGTCTTTCGGATGCGGTTGCTGGGAGCGCAGGTACAACCGGTGGAAAGCGGCACGGGGACGCTCAAAGATGCCACCTCGGAAGCGATTCGCGACTGGGTAACCAATGTGGAAACCACCCACTACATCCTGGGGTCGGTGGCCGGGCCGCATCCTTACCCCATGATCGTGCGGGATTTTCAGAGTGTGATTGGCAAAGAGACGCGAGCGCAGTGCCAGGAATGCTGGGGGGGCTTGCCGGACATCCTGCTGGCCTGCGTAGGGGGTGGCTCTAATGCCATGGGCTTGTTCTACGAGTTTGTCCACGAACCGACGGTGCAGTTGATTGGGGTGGAAGCCGCCGGGGAAGGGATTCACACGGGCAGGCACGCTGCTACTTTGACCCAAGGACGGGTGGGCGTCCTGCACGGGGCAATGAGTTATCTGCTCCAAGACGACAACGGCCAGGTAGTGGAAGCCCATTCCATCAGCGCCGGGTTGGACTACCCAGGAGTGGGTCCTGAGCACAGTTATCTCAAAGACACGGGCCGCGCCACCTACGTGAGTGTGACGGACGCGCAGGCGCTGGCGGCTTTTCAACGGTTGAGTCAACTGGAAGGCATTATCCCAGCGCTAGAGACCGCCCACGCCCTGGCCTATTTGGACGAATTAGCCCCCCAATGCCCGCCGGGGACGCGCATCGTGGTTAATTGTTCGGGACGCGGGGACAAGGATGTGCAAACGGTGATGAAGTATTTGTCGCTCTAG